Part of the Candidatus Limnocylindria bacterium genome is shown below.
GCGGCGATCATCGACGAGGCCGTTGAGCTCGCGAAGATGTTCGGCAGTGAGGCCTCACCCAAGTTCGTCAACGGCGTGCTCGCGACCGCGGTCGGCGGACGGAAAGAGCCTTCGGCCTAGCGCACCGTCAGCGGGATCTGCACCAGCCCGGTGTCCGCGCCATCGCGTGGACTCGCCCAGAAGACCTCGAGCGTGACGTTCCCACTCACACTCGAGAGGTCGATCGACATCTGAAAGGTGCCCCACACAGCACTGGTACCACGGCTTGCCTGCGTGAATCCGTTCGCCAGGACGCGCCTTGCGGAATCGACGACACGCCACGCGGTCGTCGCCTCGAACGTACGCGACAGCCCGCTGACGGTGAATTGGCGGACCGTGTCGCCCGGCTTCGGTGAGTACACGGCGACGGTGTCGCTCAGCGACGTCGCGAAGCCGCCGATGTCCACGACGATGCGGTCCGGATTCGGCAGGAGAGCGACACGCCAGGGCCGGTGGTCATCCAGCGCGAGCTCGTACGTCGTGCTGCCGGACTTCGGTGTGGACCTGATCGACCGCAGCGGCGAGCGATCGATGACCTCGAGCCCGGGCTTCCGCTCGGTCCCGCGAACTTCCAGCACGATCTGGTACTTGCTCTGCGCCGGATCCTTCGTGTCGTCCACTGTCTTGCCGCTGACGGTGAAGGCGTCCCAGTCGCCGGAGTCCACCTGCACGATGAACCTCGCGACTCCAGCGGCGAACGTATCGACCGAATAGTTGTTGCTGAGCACCGCGGGCGACGGGCTTGGGCAGGTCGGCGCGCACGGCCGCGACTGACCCTCCCCGACGACCTCATCCTGCTGCGGGCCGTAGCCCGACACGTCTTCCCGCGCGAGCGGCTTGTCCATCACGAACTGGTCGATGTGCAACGGCTTGCCGCCGTTCTGGGTGAAGAGCACGCGCCGAACTCCGGGCTCCTCCGTCGCCGTGTACACGAGTTGTTGCAGAGCGGCGAGCGTCAGGGCCGAGCCACGGATCCCCCAGTCGTCGTTCCTGACGGAAAGGTCCACGGTCGCCGTGTCACCGTCCACCCGCACAGCGCCTACGCCCTGTGCGTTGGCCTGATTCGGCGGTCGGATCGCGTTGAACGCCCCAGATGGGACCGGGTCGGCATCAGGAAACTTCTCCAGACCCGAATTGAGCGTGACCACCGCGAGTCGCGACGTGATGCGAGCCACCGCGGTTGTCTGGAGAGGATTCCGCTGATCGCCAACACCACGCACATGCACGCCCACCGGGGGAAGTCCGTCTCGCGCGAAGTACACGACCTGGTGGTCGATCGCAGTCGGCTGCGGCGTAGGCGTCGGCACTGGTGTCGTGGTTACCGCCGGCGTGTGCGCGGCGACCGTGGGCGTGGGCTGCTGCCCGGCGGGTTGGTCCGTCGCAGGCCGTTCGAGCAGCGTCGAGCCGAGCGCGCCGGCGACCACGATCGCGGCGGCGAGCGCGGCCACACGCCAGAACGAGGCCCCGCGCTTCACCGGCCGCGATCCGATGCGCGAACGGTCATAGGGCGTCTCGCTGACCTCGGAGGTCTCGATCGCGCGCGAGAGCGCGCGACCCAGGATCTCGTCGTCACGCGGTTCGTCTGTCTTCATCGCATGGCTCCTCGGGCGAGTCGCCCAGCGATCTGTACCTGGCGCAGCTTCTCGATCGCCTGGTGGAGCGTTGCGCCCACAGTTCCGCTCTTGATGTCGAAGTGACTGGCGATCTCGTCGTAGCTGAGGCCGTAGTAGTAGCGGGCGACCACGATCGTCCGCTGCCGTTCCGGTAGCTGGCGGAGTGCCGCAAGGAGGTCGGCGCGGTCCGCGACTGCGTCGAACGCCGATGACTCGGACGTCGCGCGCTCGGCCCAGCGATCGTCCTCGACGCGCCGGCGGCGACGCTGCCGCAGCAGCTCCCGCGTGCCGACGACGAGGAGCCATGCTCCGGGCCGGTCGAGGGTCGCGAGGCCCTGCTTATGCGCTTTCACGAATGCCTCCTGTGCCGCGTCCTCGGCCGCGTCGGGGTCGCCCCCGATGGCCAGCAGCGCCCGCAGCAGGCGTGGGTACTCGAGGTCGTAGAGCTCGCGCCAACCGTCGGTCATCTGCCTACTGAACGAGTCTTGAGGAGGCCTGTTCCTTTAGTCTGTCCAGAGGCCCGATTGACGGGCGGTTTCCGCCCACCGACACTTGCGCGGAGCTGCCGAGGGCGGACGGGCGGGCAGCGCACACGCGGAGGAGGTAGGCGGTTTGGCGGAGGGCAAAACCTACGAGCGGCTCAAGAAGATCGTTGTCGAGCAGCTCGGGGTCGACGAAGGCGATGTCAAGCCAGAAGCGTCCTTCGTGGAGGATCTGAACGCCGACTCTCTGGATCTCGTTGAGCTCATCATGAGCCTCGAGGAAGAGTTCGGGATGGAGATCTCCGACGAGGAAGCCGAAAAGATCAAGACCGTCGGCGACGCCGCGGAATACATCGAGGAGCACGTCGCGTAGCGAGAGCAGGACCACGGGAGACCACGCACAGACGTAATAGGGGAGGCAGGGGCGCTTTAGCCCCTGCCTCTTCGTTTATGTCGGAGGAGATGGCTGACCTGGAGATCGCTGGATACCGCTTCCGAGACGCTGAGCTGCTTGCGACCGCGCTCACGCACAGCTCGTATCTGCACGAGCACGTCGGAAAAGGCATCCGCGATTTCGAGCGGCTGGAGTTCCTGGGCGATGCGGTCGTCGATCTGGTGATCGGGGAGGAGCTCTACCGGCGCTTTCCGGAAGCGACAGAGGGCGAGCTCACATCGCTTCGCGCGACGCTCGTGTCATCGACCGCGCTCGCGGCGATCGGTCGCGAGCTGGATCTGCCGCAGCGCGCGCGCCTCGGTCGCGGTGAAGAGGAGACCGGCGGACGATCCCGCATGGGTCTCGCCGCGAGCCTCTACGAGTCGTTCATCGGAGCCGTCTACCACGAGGCGGGTTTCGCGCGAGCGAAGGAGATCGTCCTCGAGACGATGGGCCACGTCCTCGACGACATCGAACACGCGCCGATCAAGTCCGCGAAACAGCTTCTGCAGGAGTGGGCGCAGGGCGAGAAGCTCGCACTGCCGGCGTATCGGATGCTCGAGGTGAGCGGTCCGGAGCATCACCGCGGTTTTGAGGTCGAGGTCGAGGTCGGCGGCAACGTCGCGCGCGGGTCGGGCTCGTCGAAGCGCGAGGCGCAGGAAGCGGCTGCGGCGAAGCTGCTCGAGCTGGTGACGAAGTGAGCGACGAGCTGAAAGTGATCGACGGCGGCAGCGCTCAAGCACAGGCCGTTCTCAAGAGTCTCGATCTCGTGGGGTTCAAGAGCTTTGTGCACAAGACACATCTCGAGTTCGCGCCGGGCATCACCGCGATCATCGGCCCGAACGGTTCAGGAAAGTCGAATGTGGCAGACGCGATCCGCTGGGCGCTCGGTGAGAACAACGCGCGCATCCTGCGCGCGAAGAGGAACGAGGAGCTCATCTTCGGCGGCTCCGAGACGCGCAAGAGCCTCGGCATGGCCGAGGCGATCCTGCAGCTCGACAACACGTCGCGCCGCCTGCCGATCGAATTCACCGAGGTCGAGGTCGGGCGCCGTCTGTTCCGCAACGGCGAGGCCGAGTACCTCGTGAACCGCTCGCGTGTTCGTCTGCGTGATCTGCAGGATCTGCTCGCCGGTGCCAATCTCGCCGACAACCCGTTCGTCGTCATCGGCCAGGGCCTGGTCGACCAGATCCTCGCGCTCCGTCCGGCCGATCGCCGCACCGTGATCGAGGAGGCCGCGGGCACGCGGCGCCTCCAGCTCCGCCGTGAAGAAGCGCTGACGCGGCTCAAGCACGCGGAGGCGGAGATGGTGCGTGTCGTCGATATCCTCCGCGAGATCGGGCCACGCGTCGAGCTGCTGCGCGAGCAGGTCGCCAAGTGGAACGAGTACGAGCACGTCCGTTCCGAGCTACGCCGACGCGCACTGCGCTGGTATCGCGCGTCGTTCGGCTCGACCGCGACGACGCGCGGTGATCTGGCCGCGAAGATCGTCGGCGTCGATCGTGAGATCGAGCGCCTCGTCGACTTCGTGAGCGAGGGCGAGATGGTCACCGCGGGAAGCGACGACGAGCTGCGCGCTGCGCGCGAGGAAGAGGAGCGGCGCCGTATCGCGGCGGGCGACGCCGCGAGCACCGAAGCCGGCCTTCGCGAGCGCGTCGCCGCGTTGCAGGCGAGCCTCGACGCGATCGCAGCCGAACGCGACCGCACTCGCGCATCGCTCGCGGCTCTCCCGGCGCAGCTCACGTCATTGCGCGAACAGCGCCAGAAGGTGGACGACGAGGCCGCGACGGCCGCACGGCGCGCGCGGGACTCTGCGGATGCCGCGCGTACCGCGGAGGTCGAAGCGTCGGGTACGCGCATCGCACTCGCCGAGGCGCGAGCGGCGCGCGTCGAGGCCGAGCGCGCGCACCTCTTGCGCGAGAACGACGAGATACGACTGGGGGACGAGGAGCGCGCGCTCCATGCTCGTGACGAGGAGCTCGCGACCGTCACGTCGCAGCTCGCGACCGAGCGCGCGCAACGGGAACGAGAGCGGGCGCGGATCGCGGTCGAGCTCGAGAAGGCTCGTGAGAAGGTCGCGACGGCCGCGCGCGCGGTCGAATCCGCGGCGGCGCGAGCCGCGGCTTCGCGCA
Proteins encoded:
- a CDS encoding transcription antitermination factor NusB, which translates into the protein AAIIDEAVELAKMFGSEASPKFVNGVLATAVGGRKEPSA
- a CDS encoding Gmad2 immunoglobulin-like domain-containing protein, with the protein product MKTDEPRDDEILGRALSRAIETSEVSETPYDRSRIGSRPVKRGASFWRVAALAAAIVVAGALGSTLLERPATDQPAGQQPTPTVAAHTPAVTTTPVPTPTPQPTAIDHQVVYFARDGLPPVGVHVRGVGDQRNPLQTTAVARITSRLAVVTLNSGLEKFPDADPVPSGAFNAIRPPNQANAQGVGAVRVDGDTATVDLSVRNDDWGIRGSALTLAALQQLVYTATEEPGVRRVLFTQNGGKPLHIDQFVMDKPLAREDVSGYGPQQDEVVGEGQSRPCAPTCPSPSPAVLSNNYSVDTFAAGVARFIVQVDSGDWDAFTVSGKTVDDTKDPAQSKYQIVLEVRGTERKPGLEVIDRSPLRSIRSTPKSGSTTYELALDDHRPWRVALLPNPDRIVVDIGGFATSLSDTVAVYSPKPGDTVRQFTVSGLSRTFEATTAWRVVDSARRVLANGFTQASRGTSAVWGTFQMSIDLSSVSGNVTLEVFWASPRDGADTGLVQIPLTVR
- a CDS encoding sigma-70 family RNA polymerase sigma factor — encoded protein: MTDGWRELYDLEYPRLLRALLAIGGDPDAAEDAAQEAFVKAHKQGLATLDRPGAWLLVVGTRELLRQRRRRRVEDDRWAERATSESSAFDAVADRADLLAALRQLPERQRTIVVARYYYGLSYDEIASHFDIKSGTVGATLHQAIEKLRQVQIAGRLARGAMR
- the acpP gene encoding acyl carrier protein — encoded protein: MAEGKTYERLKKIVVEQLGVDEGDVKPEASFVEDLNADSLDLVELIMSLEEEFGMEISDEEAEKIKTVGDAAEYIEEHVA
- the rnc gene encoding ribonuclease III; the protein is MADLEIAGYRFRDAELLATALTHSSYLHEHVGKGIRDFERLEFLGDAVVDLVIGEELYRRFPEATEGELTSLRATLVSSTALAAIGRELDLPQRARLGRGEEETGGRSRMGLAASLYESFIGAVYHEAGFARAKEIVLETMGHVLDDIEHAPIKSAKQLLQEWAQGEKLALPAYRMLEVSGPEHHRGFEVEVEVGGNVARGSGSSKREAQEAAAAKLLELVTK